A DNA window from Amphiprion ocellaris isolate individual 3 ecotype Okinawa chromosome 8, ASM2253959v1, whole genome shotgun sequence contains the following coding sequences:
- the LOC111577402 gene encoding F-box only protein 6-like: LVKASADRHPLYSCQFFPYPLEILEEIFLNLPPHEVVCLCRLVCRQWKEVADSESLWRERCRRERYQRCDESRIPDDWRLFYFMCKKRRNLLKNPIGENKMKDWQILNNGGDKWKIEGVMVPHPNKKVQRNFVTSYDMCKKAQMIDLEKEGYNPSFMDQFQPDIRISDW; the protein is encoded by the exons TTAGTGAAGGCTTCAGCTGATCGGCATCCTTTGTATTCTTGTCAGTTCTTCCCTTATCCGCTGGAGATCCTCGAGGAAATCTTCCTGAACCTTCCTCCCCATGAAGTGGTCTGTCTTTGCCGGTTAGTGTGCCGTCAGTGGAAAGAAGTGGCAGACAGTGAATCTTTGTGGAGAGAGAGATGTAGAAGAGAAAGATATCAACGTTGTGATGAGTCCCGAATACCCGACGACTGGAGGTTGTTTTACTTCATGTGCAAGAAGAGAAGAAATCTTCTCAAGAATCCAATTGGAGAAA ataaAATGAAGGATTGGCAGATATTGAACAATGGTGGGGATAAGTGGAAAATAGAAGGTGTTATGGTGCCACATCCAAATAAGAAGGTCCAGAGAAACTTTGTGACCTCCTATGA TATGTGCAAAAAGGCACAGATGATTGATTTGGAGAAGGAAGGTTACAACCCATCGTTTATGGATCAGTTCCAGCCAGACATCAGAATATCTGATTGGTGA
- the LOC111577399 gene encoding F-box only protein 6-like — protein MKRKAKTMGATLSSVSSRSVPPVTAASAPSEHFFPYPLEILEEIFLNLPPHEVVCLCRLVCRQWKEVADSESLWRERCRRERYQRCDESRIPDDWRLFYFMCKKRRNLLKNPIGENKMKDWQILNNGGDKWKIEGLMVPHPNKKVQRNFVTSYDMCKKAQMIDLEKEGYNPSFMDQFQPDIRISDWYAPRWDCASEYTISVQLLNHKKEVVEQFKPDTIYFEQWNDQQWNQMTHVFRNYGPGVRYIQFIHGGKDRQFWAGWYGIRVTDSCVEICPAVDK, from the exons ATGAAGAGGAAAGCTAAAACTATGGGTGCAACTCTGAGCTCGGTCTCCAGTCGCAGTGTGCCTCCAGTGACAGCAGCCTCTGCCCCAAGTGAACAT TTCTTCCCTTATCCGCTGGAGATCCTTGAGGAAATCTTCCTGAACCTTCCTCCCCATGAAGTGGTCTGTCTTTGCCGGTTAGTGTGCCGTCAGTGGAAAGAAGTGGCAGACAGTGAATCTTTGTGGAGAGAGAGATGTAGAAGAGAAAGATATCAACGTTGTGATGAGTCCCGAATACCCGACGACTGGAGGTTGTTTTACTTCATGTGCAAGAAGAGAAGAAATCTTCTCAAGAATCCAATTGGAGAAA ataaAATGAAGGATTGGCAGATATTGAACAATGGTGGGGATAAGTGGAAAATAGAAGGACTTATGGTGCCACATCCAAATAAGAAGGTCCAGAGAAACTTTGTGACCTCCTATGA TATGTGCAAAAAGGCACAGATGATTGATTTGGAGAAGGAAGGTTACAACCCATCGTTTATGGATCAGTTCCAGCCAGATATCAGAATATCTGATTG GTATGCACCACGATGGGATTGTGCCAGCGAATATACGATCTCTGTGCAGCTGCTAAATCACAAGAAGGAAGTTGTTGAGCAATTTAAACCTGACACCATTTACTTTGAGCAGTGGAATGATCAGCAGTGGAATCAG ATGACCCATGTGTTCAGGAACTACGGACCAGGAGTGAGATACATCCAGTTTATCCACGGCGGCAAGGACCGCCAGTTCTGGGCGGGATGGTATGGAATTCGCGTTACAGACAGCTGTGTTGAGATTTGTCCAGCAGTGGACAAGTAG